From Ignisphaera aggregans DSM 17230, the proteins below share one genomic window:
- a CDS encoding Protein of unknown function DUF2283 (InterPro IPR019270~KEGG: ape:APE_0275a hypothetical protein~PFAM: Protein of unknown function DUF2283~SPTR: Q05E84 Putative uncharacterized protein~PFAM: Protein of unknown function (DUF2283)) has product MSSEMILRYERSVDAFYIKLKEDRIVESDEVAPGIIIDYNDKGEIVGVEVLQFSKRSIDIKKLITEGIEALLIAVRIHCIFATQYMH; this is encoded by the coding sequence ATGTCATCAGAAATGATACTTAGATATGAGAGATCTGTTGACGCTTTCTACATAAAGCTGAAGGAGGACAGGATTGTAGAGAGTGACGAGGTTGCACCAGGGATAATCATCGATTACAACGATAAGGGCGAGATTGTTGGAGTCGAGGTGTTACAATTCTCGAAGAGGAGTATTGATATAAAGAAGCTGATTACAGAGGGTATAGAAGCACTTCTTATAGCAGTGCGAATACATTGTATATTCGCTACTCAGTACATGCACTAG
- a CDS encoding hypothetical protein (KEGG: ton:TON_0097 hypothetical protein AF1568~SPTR: B6YSP5 Putative uncharacterized protein) encodes MNVTWVNQMMEFGGKACSDCSCMQRRYVSCNALQRLTSMWSTTRVGRGSLELLKVTVYDEDFSFYVTGLQSQAQLVQPEHCDDNYTSKQGEHLRDRVNIDPRDDKAQPVADVVFLVNKTTLADHYRLLGEVLDEIRRNDTTSWIWNKAKIELNELAKKIERDLAEYNAVGIGIATVMDEVTVCVFPLQWPYIITFECLDLRASQLQLVYECCASLYAAVVGCTLGCIGSVYGCISCIIFAVYGLWGALNSCYHDCPAMDVCLAVDLIFWRIAIACARLW; translated from the coding sequence TTGAACGTAACCTGGGTAAACCAGATGATGGAGTTTGGAGGCAAAGCATGCAGTGACTGCTCATGTATGCAGCGGCGGTACGTGTCCTGCAACGCCTTACAGCGTTTAACGTCGATGTGGTCTACAACGCGAGTTGGAAGGGGGAGCTTAGAGCTGTTGAAAGTCACTGTTTATGATGAGGACTTCAGCTTCTACGTAACTGGTTTACAGAGCCAAGCACAACTAGTACAACCTGAGCATTGTGACGACAATTACACCTCTAAACAAGGCGAGCATCTTCGTGACCGCGTCAACATCGACCCGAGGGACGATAAAGCTCAGCCCGTAGCTGACGTAGTGTTCCTCGTCAACAAGACGACTCTCGCAGACCACTACAGGCTTCTCGGCGAAGTGCTGGACGAGATAAGGAGGAATGATACCACTAGCTGGATATGGAACAAGGCTAAAATCGAGCTGAACGAGTTGGCGAAGAAAATTGAGAGAGATCTAGCCGAATACAACGCTGTGGGCATAGGAATCGCCACAGTTATGGATGAAGTCACAGTTTGCGTGTTTCCATTGCAGTGGCCGTACATTATTACTTTCGAGTGCTTGGATCTCCGAGCCTCACAGTTGCAACTCGTATATGAATGCTGTGCCTCTCTATATGCGGCAGTAGTGGGGTGCACATTGGGTTGCATAGGATCTGTATATGGATGTATATCTTGTATAATTTTCGCCGTTTACGGTTTGTGGGGTGCGCTAAATAGTTGCTACCATGACTGTCCAGCAATGGATGTTTGTCTCGCGGTAGACTTGATATTTTGGCGGATAGCTATAGCATGCGCTAGACTTTGGTAA
- a CDS encoding hypothetical protein (KEGG: dka:DKAM_1003 hypothetical protein~SPTR: B8D5E8 Putative uncharacterized protein) — MLVLSIDVKDLKRFIEYMRSNSFNVVEDVHSVLEDSSELLVMYVFDERNSLSAIFLIHYIDSHYASIVDLPQEADDMVLLRSLLDANRSGDFWRAPVEPILAVIFNENILRVINRYSDEYHPKSIKYVNTYLSISKNANLLKSLIDSFISMAKDISRSRKIDSYG, encoded by the coding sequence ATGCTAGTGCTATCTATAGATGTTAAGGATTTGAAAAGGTTTATAGAGTATATGAGGAGTAATAGTTTTAATGTTGTTGAGGATGTACATAGTGTTTTAGAGGATTCCTCTGAGCTTTTAGTGATGTATGTTTTTGATGAGAGGAATAGTCTTAGTGCTATCTTCCTTATCCACTATATAGATTCTCACTATGCCTCTATAGTTGATCTGCCTCAGGAAGCAGATGATATGGTGTTATTGAGGAGTCTTTTGGATGCTAATAGATCTGGAGATTTTTGGCGAGCACCAGTAGAACCTATATTGGCTGTTATCTTCAATGAGAATATTTTGAGGGTGATTAATAGATATAGTGATGAATATCATCCAAAATCTATTAAGTATGTAAATACATATCTATCTATATCCAAGAATGCAAATCTTTTAAAATCGTTGATAGATAGCTTTATATCTATGGCTAAGGATATTAGTAGGAGCCGTAAGATAGATAGCTATGGTTAG